One Anopheles marshallii chromosome 3, idAnoMarsDA_429_01, whole genome shotgun sequence genomic region harbors:
- the LOC128713370 gene encoding protein suppressor 2 of zeste has product MTSAAAMISGSGGGGVEGGTAIRPSLKDSRASLVPTPENAGSTRHSSTRSPSSSYASTSPALPMAGMMMHEPERIRMRGSAAGNNRRRVKDFNDSITCTLCNGYLVEATSVNDCLHAFCRSCIVKYLECNKYCPRCKSYNSKPITVANLRPDRTLRALVYKLVPGLHKSENQRIVQFYASISSNIVPSVEDDPTGQGTFQLLDDQNFFSPDEPISLSLEYHYDAVAEHGGASSGQLPITYLQCPAAVTVHHLYKFILTKNGLQVGSDNIRVEIIYEEEILPHDYTLMDVAYCFDYKRIAPMRFFYRILIHSTAKLAPTASAYHRVEGQDKNSTNSSNSGSPDTTGPANPGKSSAGSGTPTVKTTPTTAGVNDGQRPGSTKTKAVQGSGGSKHQPAGRAPREETANNSAPMAAVNGHHRTKSSTTATKPTSSEVVRGTAQSSSPVVTSTSSTGLKMVLVPKGKHETNAAGTAEAKRSPPPLKAIQSASAVPQNGGAAALKQSSKEPTATGKEATTPTVETEKSTLKCYVNLKTQTVVGAPSSLESVPSKACESEPPKQPPAEIPRLKIDLKAKLSIPREKHPGLSPPSSSNSSAATSPSSATSATSSAGKSPVWPMGKEEYAKTIGLKPVYASSVVPEVGLDESSSHSSSHRKRKKGKHSKEAGSSGKRRKLHAEISSQHDASLKMKVKLTEKPPKHERLKSSGNEEEPAQPKSPRVVVQEPVPSPPKPPKVIDITKDDDEVKFVAEQKPTNVKSPPVPTAIVPKDIPVSAPASSTSTTSKEKLNEMRSVRHKPMVYIPNLDRNLSADVAGVGSSINSLLESVGAKTPLLKPTPALIPTSTASSALAGKSQPRTPILSRPMPSCPPLAYPIASSPVTSSTTGSIRTMAAPPAIKRSITTDSGNGAAAKVPRLEPPSLMPPVSLLPAKQPAPIQAPMFNFAKGANRAKAAQQAAGMAPTQPEHVPYRSPISASYTKEIPSTKKPIPNLLLPPATVSVTKMSDIVSSTLSPSPLQDNGRPAVEFLRIPSNAPVADKPMLAPFTTPKVSTKTTRPPPATIPLIKIKKPTVLGSNGVESVQGGVIPPSMTPLTPPMRPKVPVRSASDPMAGSNTNILDLSGGGVTANRRLSDDVIILDHSPAKSISDTTNRSRVVDSNRGKPSSTGLHFSPVKRSPEMLNFSAPTSTSALLSQALPPVQKTLAPLPKLTEINRHRSLTVRQPNASIRSIPNPSALAFRGAQSGVATTIPNTPSSTTMGMLMAGFSAPPNQQSNGNLTGSNRANSNAISASMTCSSTTIKANTASLSNGSARQEQLTPMMGITSGNATVKGTSTNGNADPKPPHNGANGNTTHNNNNNNSKIANANTGLLAAKKKIETVAAVLKAAAATADTTSQRSTAATTTKSSTSTTTTGGMREESKGKPQKEDTTPHPSAAVTAASSTTTAGSGDSLSMVTVSAVNRAVNNKTHADSIVTSVTTASIASVTGTSSRNSPASIVNVG; this is encoded by the exons TTTGCCGATCGTGCATCGTGAAATACCTCGAGTGCAACAAGTACTGTCCCCGCTGCAAGTCGTACAACAGCAAACCGATTACGGTCGCTAATTTAAG ACCGGATCGAACACTTCGGGCACTCGTCTACAAGCTGGTGCCAGGTTTGCACAAATCCGAAAACCAAAGAATAGTACAGTTTTATGCATCCATCTCGAGCAACATCGTCCCATCGGTGGAGGACGATCCGACCGGGCAGGGTACGTTCCAACTGCTCGACGATCAAAACTTCTTCTCCCCGGATGAACCAATCAG TCTGTCGCTGGAGTACCATTACGATGCGGTGGCGGAGCACGGTGGCGCATCCAGCGGGCAGCTGCCCATCACCTATCTGCAGTGTCCGGCCGCCGTGACCGTGCACCATCTGTACAAATTTATCCTCACGAAGAACGGGCTGCAGGTCGGCTCGGACAACATTCGGGTGGAAATTATCTACGAGGAGGAGATTCTGCCGCATGATTACACGCTGATGGATGTGGCGTACTGTTTCGACTACAAGCGG ATAGCACCGATGCGGTTTTTCTATCGCATTCTCATACACTCGACCGCAAAGTTGGCACCGACCGCGAGCGCATACCATCGCGTCGAGGGACAGGACAAAAATAGCACCAATAGCAGTAACAGCGGTAGTCCCGATACCACTGGCCCTGCCAACCCTGGCAAGAGTTCTGCCGGCAGCGGTACCCCAACGGTGAAAACCACCCCAACTACTGCCGGTGTCAACGATGGTCAGCGGCCAGGCAGCACGAAAACCAAAGCGGTACAGGGGTCCGGGGGCAGCAAACACCAACCGGCTGGTCGCGCCCCACGGGAAGAAACCGCTAATAATAGTGCCCCGATGGCTGCTGTTAACGGTCATCATCGCACGAAATCATCGACGACGGCGACGAAGCCGACCTCGAGTGAAGTGGTTCGGGGTACTGCCCAGTCATCGTCACCGGTAGTCACCAGCACTAGTTCGACCGGCCTCAAAATGGTCCTCGTACCCAAAggcaaacacgaaacaaatgcTGCTGGAACTGCCGAAGCGAAACGGAGTCCACCGCCTCTCAAGGCCATACAGTCAGCTTCCGCAGTTCCGCAGAATGGTGGTGCCGCAGCCCTGAAGCAATCATCAAAAGAACCCACTGCTACCGGAAAAGAAGCAACGACACCgacagtcgaaacggaaaaatccACCCTGAAATGCTACGTGAATTTGAAAACGCAAACCGTCGTTGGTGCACCGTCGTCCTTGGAAAGTGTCCCATCGAAAGCATGCGAAAGCGAACCTCCGAAACAACCTCCGGCAGAGATCCCACGGTTGAAGATCGATTTAAAGGCAAAGCTAAGCATTCCGCGCGAAAAGCACCCTGGGTTGAGTCCgccgagcagcagcaactcaTCGGCAGCCACATCACCATCGTCGGCCACCTCGGCGACGAGTTCGGCCGGTAAAAGTCCCGTTTGGCCCATGGGGAAGGAAGAGTACGCGAAAACGATCGGTCTGAAGCCGGTGTACGCGTCAAGTGTAGTACCGGAGGTTGGCCTGGATGAGTCCTCTAGCCATTCTTCCTCGCACCGGAAGCGCAAGAAGGGCAAACACTCGAAAGAAGCCGGTAGCAGTGGTAAGCGGCGTAAGTTGCACGCAGAAATCTCATCCCAGCATGACGCAAGTCTGAAGATGAAGGTTAAGCTTACGGAGAAACCACCCAAACACGAGCGGCTTAAGTCGTCGGGAAATGAGGAGGAACCTGCACAGCCAAAATCACCACGAGTGGTGGTACAGGAACCGGTACCAAGTCCTCCGAAGCCTCCGAAAGTGATCGATATCACAAAGGACGACGATGAGGTGAAGTTTGTTGCTGAGCAGAAGCCGACAAATGTAAAGAGTCCTCCAGTGCCAACGGCTATCGTGCCGAAGGACATTCCGGTGAGTGCTCCAGCGTCGTCTACTTCTACCACCTCGAAGGAAAAGTTGAACGAGATGCGTAGTGTACGCCACAAACCGATGGTGTACATTCCCAACCTGGACCGTAACCTCTCAGCGGATGTGGCTGGCGTCGGTTCCTCCATCAACTCACTGCTGGAGAGTGTTGGAGCGAAGACCCCATTGTTAAAACCGACTCCTGCTCTGATACCTACCTCAACGGCATCCTCAGCACTGGCGGGAAAATCACAACCCCGCACTCCGATTCTATCGCGCCCTATGCCATCCTGTCCACCGTTGGCCTACCCGATAGCCAGTTCTCCTGTCACCAGTTCCACCACAGGATCCATCCGTACGATGGCAGCTCCTCCAGCGATCAAACGATCTATCACCACGGACAGTGGTAATGGGGCTGCGGCAAAGGTGCCACGCCTTGAGCCACCGTCTCTAATGCCTCCCGTTTCGTTGCTACCGGCCAAACAACCGGCCCCAATTCAAGCACCGATGTTCAACTTCGCCAAAGGAGCCAATCGTGCCAAGGCTGCTCAGCAAGCGGCAGGTATGGCACCCACTCAACCTGAGCACGTTCCCTACCGATCGCCGATCAGTGCGTCCTACACGAAGGAGATCCCGTCGACGAAGAAACCCATCCCAAATCTGTTGCTTCCTCCGGCCACCGTTAGCGTTACGAAGATGTCCGACATCGTTTCGTCCACATTGTCACCATCCCCGCTGCAAGATAATGGGCGACCAGCTGTCGAATTCCTGCGCATACCTTCCAACGCACCCGTAGCTGATAAGCCCATGCTAGCGCCGTTCACTACGCCCAAGGTGAGCACAAAAACTACAAGACCTCCACCGGCCACTATTCCACtgataaagataaaaaagcCCACGGTGCTGGGAAGTAATGGCGTCGAGTCGGTACAGGGTGGAGTTATTCCGCCCAGCATGACTCCACTGACCCCTCCAATGCGCCCAAAGGTACCTGTTCGGTCGGCTTCCGACCCAATGGCAGGTAGTAACACCAACATCCTGGATCTTTCCGGTGGAGGAGTTACAGCTAACCGACGGCTGTCTGACGATGTGATCATTCTGGATCATAGCCCAGCAAAGAGTATCTCCGATACTACCAATCGTTCCAGAGTGGTTGATAGTAACCGCGGCAAACCTTCCAGCACCGGTCTTCACTTCTCACCGGTGAAACGTTCGCCAGAGATGCTCAACTTCTCAGCACCTACAAGCACCTCGGCGCTTTTATCGCAGGCCCTACCTCCTGTCCAAAAGACGCTTGCTCCACTACCCAAGCTGACGGAGATCAATCGCCATCGGAGTTTAACGGTGCGACAACCAAATGCTTCCATTCGGAGCATTCCCAACCCATCGGCGTTGGCTTTTCGAGGCGCCCAGTCGGGAGTTGCTACGACCATTCCCAACACTCCCTCTTCCACTACCATGGGGATGCTAATGGCCGGGTTTTCTGCGCCACCGAACCAACAAAGTAACGGCAACTTGACAGGTAGTAACCGTGCGAATAGTAACGCCATCAGCGCATCGATGACATGTTCATCGACAACAATCAAAGCAAACACCGCATCGCTTAGCAACGGATCAGCAAGACAGGAGCAGCTTACACCAATGATGGGCATCACCTCGGGCAATGCTACCGTGAAGGGTACCTCTACCAATGGTAACGCCGATCCGAAACCACCACACAACGGTGCGAACGGTAACACCactcacaacaacaacaacaacaacagcaaaatagCCAACGCCAACACGGGTCTTCTTGCCGCCAAGAAAAAGATCGAAACGGTAGCGGCCGTATTGAAGGCAGCCGCCGCCACAGCCGACACAACGTCCCAGCGCAGTACGGCGGCAACAACCACCAAATCTTCCACCTCGACGACAACCACTGGTGGAATGAGAGAAGAATCCAAAGGAAAGCCACAAAAGGAAGACACCACGCCGCATCCATCCGCGGCTGTAACTGCTGCATCCAGCACAACGACGGCCGGCAGCGGTGATTCGTTGTCAATGGTAACGGTGTCTGCCGTAAATCGTGCcgtcaacaacaaaacccacgCGGATAGTATCGTTACGAGCGTTACGACCGCGTCCATTGCGAGCGTTACTGGTACCAGCTCGAGAAACAGCCCGGCAAGCATTGTGAACGTGGGGTAA